A DNA window from Drosophila sechellia strain sech25 chromosome X, ASM438219v1, whole genome shotgun sequence contains the following coding sequences:
- the LOC6616227 gene encoding cAMP-specific 3',5'-cyclic phosphodiesterase isoform X9 translates to MVCSFCCCCYNFRNSPSSFDVENGQGARSPLEGGSPSAGLVLQNLPQRRESFLYRSDSDFEMSPKSMSRNSSIASERFKEQEASILVDRSHGEDLIVTPFAQILASLRSVRNNLLSLTNVPASNKSRRPNQSSSASRSGNPPGAPLSQGEEAYTRLATDTIEELDWCLDQLETIQTHRSVSDMASLKFKRMLNKELSHFSESSRSGNQISEYICSTFLDKQQEFDLPSLRVEDNPELVAANAAAGQQSAGQYARSRSPRGPPMSQISGVKRPLSHTNSFTGERLPTFGVETPRENELGTLLGELDTWGIQIFSIGEFSVNRPLTCVAYTIFQSRELLTSLMIPPKTFLNFMSTLEDHYVKDNPFHNSLHAADVTQSTNVLLNTPALEGVFTPLEVGGALFAACIHDVDHPGLTNQFLVNSSSELALMYNDESVLENHHLAVAFKLLQNQGCDIFCNMQKKQRQTLRKMVIDIVLSTDMSKHMSLLADLKTMVETKKVAGSGVLLLDNYTDRIQVLENLVHCADLSNPTKPLPLYKRWVALLMEEFFLQGDKERESGMDISPMCDRHNATIEKSQVGFIDYIVHPLWETWADLVHPDAQDILDTLEENRDYYQSMIPPSPPPSGVDENPQEDRIRFQVTLEESDQENLAELEEGDESGGESTTTGTTGTTAASALSGAGGGGGAGGGVAPRTGGCQNQPQHGGM, encoded by the exons TTTCGATGTAGAAAATGGCCAGGGCGCTAGATCACCGCTCGAGGGCGGCTCTCCCAGCGCCGGTTTGGTACTACAGAATTTGCCGCAGCGCCGCGAATCGTTTCTATATCGCTCCGATTCGGACTTTGAGATGTCGCCCAAGTCCATGTCCCGAAACTCAAGCATCGCTAGCGAAAG GTTTAAAGAACAGGAAGCCTCTATACTCGTTGACCGATC CCACGGCGAGGATCTCATTGTGACGCCTTTCGCCCAAATTTTAGCCAGCTTACGTTCAGTgcgcaacaatttattaagTCTGACAAATGTTCCAGCATCTAACAA ATCCAGGCGGCCCAACCAATCCTCGTCGGCCTCGCGATCGGGAAACCCCCCAGGAGCCCCACTGTCCCAGGGCGAGGAGGCCTACACCCGCCTGGCCACCGACACAATCGAGGAGCTGGACTGGTGCCTCGACCAGTTGGAGACCATCCAGACCCATCGCAGCGTCTCCGACATGGCGTCGCTTAAG TTCAAACGCATGCTCAACAAGGAGCTGTCGCACTTCAGCGAGTCCAGCAGATCGGGAAACCAGATTTCCGAATATATATGTTCCACATTTTTGG ACAAGCAGCAGGAGTTCGACCTGCCATCGCTGCGCGTGGAGGATAACCCCGAGCTGGTGGCCGCCAACGCGGCCGCTGGCCAGCAGTCCGCTGGACAGTACGCGCGCTCCCGCTCGCCGCGCGGTCCGCCCATGTCGCAGATCAGCGGCGTGAAGAGGCCGCTCTCGCACACCAACAGCTTCACCGGCGAACGGCTGCCCACCTTCGGCGTGGAGACACCCAGGGAGAACGAGCTGGGCACCCTGCTCGGCGAACTGGACACCTGGGGTATTCAGATATTCAGCATCGGCGAGTTCAGCGTCAATCGACCGCTCACCTGTGTGGCATACACCATATTTCAG AGTAGAGAATTACTGACCAGTCTTATGATACCACCGAAAACTTTTCTTAACTTTATGTCTACTCTGGAGGACCACTACGTCAAAGACAATCCGTTTCACAATTCGCTGCATGCCGCCGACGTGACCCAAAGCACCAACGTGCTACTCAATACACCGGCGCTGGAGGGCGTGTTCACACCGCTCGAAGTGGGCGGGGCGCTGTTCGCCGCTTGCATCCACGATGTTGATCATCCCGGCTTAACCAATCAGTTCTTGGTTAACTCAA GTTCCGAACTAGCATTAATGTACAATGACGAATCTGTTTTGGAAAATCATCATTTAGCTGTTGCCTTTAAATTATTACAAAATCAAGGATGTGATATATTCTGTAATATGCAAAA GAAACAACGCCAAACATTGAGGAAAATGGTTATTGATATTGTGCTGTCCACGGACATGTCCAAGCACATGAGTCTGCTGGCCGACCTGAAGACAATGGTGGAAACCAAGAAGGTGGCCGGCTCCGGAGTACTGCTGCTGGACAACTACACCGATCGCATACAG gtgcttgagaatctGGTGCACTGCGCCGATCTGAGCAATCCCACCAAGCCGCTGCCGCTTTACAAGCGCTGGGTAGCCCTGCTCATGGAGGAGTTCTTCCTGCAGGGCGACAAGGAGCGCGAGTCGGGCATGGACATCAGTCCCATGTGCGATCGCCACAATGCCACCATCGAGAAGTCGCAGGTGGGCTTCATCGACTACATCGTCCACCCACTATGGGAGACCTGGGCGGACCTGGTGCACCCGGATGCCCAGGATATACTCGACACGCTTGAAGAGAACAGAGACTACTACCAGAGCATGATACCGCCTTCGCCGCCGCCATCGGGCGTCGATGAGAATCCGCAGGAGGACAGGATACGCTTTCAA GTAACCCTTGAGGAATCCGACCAGGAGAACCTCGCCGAGCTGGAGGAGGGCGACGAGAGTGGTGGCGAGAGCACCACCACGGGCACCACCGGAACCACCGCCGCCTCCGCGCTAAGCGGGGCTGGGGGCGGTGGCGGCGCAGGCGGGGGAGTGGCACCAAGAACGGGTGGCTGCCAAAACCAACCGCAACACGGTGGAATGTGA
- the LOC6616227 gene encoding cAMP-specific 3',5'-cyclic phosphodiesterase isoform X10, whose amino-acid sequence MLNKNSASSQSLPRVHSFFNMIPSIMQDDLALTILNDRDNMFSIKSQRSHGEDLIVTPFAQILASLRSVRNNLLSLTNVPASNKSRRPNQSSSASRSGNPPGAPLSQGEEAYTRLATDTIEELDWCLDQLETIQTHRSVSDMASLKFKRMLNKELSHFSESSRSGNQISEYICSTFLDKQQEFDLPSLRVEDNPELVAANAAAGQQSAGQYARSRSPRGPPMSQISGVKRPLSHTNSFTGERLPTFGVETPRENELGTLLGELDTWGIQIFSIGEFSVNRPLTCVAYTIFQSRELLTSLMIPPKTFLNFMSTLEDHYVKDNPFHNSLHAADVTQSTNVLLNTPALEGVFTPLEVGGALFAACIHDVDHPGLTNQFLVNSSSELALMYNDESVLENHHLAVAFKLLQNQGCDIFCNMQKKQRQTLRKMVIDIVLSTDMSKHMSLLADLKTMVETKKVAGSGVLLLDNYTDRIQVLENLVHCADLSNPTKPLPLYKRWVALLMEEFFLQGDKERESGMDISPMCDRHNATIEKSQVGFIDYIVHPLWETWADLVHPDAQDILDTLEENRDYYQSMIPPSPPPSGVDENPQEDRIRFQVTLEESDQENLAELEEGDESGGESTTTGTTGTTAASALSGAGGGGGAGGGVAPRTGGCQNQPQHGGM is encoded by the exons ATGCTGAACAAAAACTCAGCATCGTCGCAGTCTCTGCCGCGAGTGCACAGTTTCTTCAATATGATACCCTCGATAATGCAGGACGACTTGGCTTTGACCATTCTGAACGATCGGGACAACATGTTCTCCATCAAGTCACAGCGCAG CCACGGCGAGGATCTCATTGTGACGCCTTTCGCCCAAATTTTAGCCAGCTTACGTTCAGTgcgcaacaatttattaagTCTGACAAATGTTCCAGCATCTAACAA ATCCAGGCGGCCCAACCAATCCTCGTCGGCCTCGCGATCGGGAAACCCCCCAGGAGCCCCACTGTCCCAGGGCGAGGAGGCCTACACCCGCCTGGCCACCGACACAATCGAGGAGCTGGACTGGTGCCTCGACCAGTTGGAGACCATCCAGACCCATCGCAGCGTCTCCGACATGGCGTCGCTTAAG TTCAAACGCATGCTCAACAAGGAGCTGTCGCACTTCAGCGAGTCCAGCAGATCGGGAAACCAGATTTCCGAATATATATGTTCCACATTTTTGG ACAAGCAGCAGGAGTTCGACCTGCCATCGCTGCGCGTGGAGGATAACCCCGAGCTGGTGGCCGCCAACGCGGCCGCTGGCCAGCAGTCCGCTGGACAGTACGCGCGCTCCCGCTCGCCGCGCGGTCCGCCCATGTCGCAGATCAGCGGCGTGAAGAGGCCGCTCTCGCACACCAACAGCTTCACCGGCGAACGGCTGCCCACCTTCGGCGTGGAGACACCCAGGGAGAACGAGCTGGGCACCCTGCTCGGCGAACTGGACACCTGGGGTATTCAGATATTCAGCATCGGCGAGTTCAGCGTCAATCGACCGCTCACCTGTGTGGCATACACCATATTTCAG AGTAGAGAATTACTGACCAGTCTTATGATACCACCGAAAACTTTTCTTAACTTTATGTCTACTCTGGAGGACCACTACGTCAAAGACAATCCGTTTCACAATTCGCTGCATGCCGCCGACGTGACCCAAAGCACCAACGTGCTACTCAATACACCGGCGCTGGAGGGCGTGTTCACACCGCTCGAAGTGGGCGGGGCGCTGTTCGCCGCTTGCATCCACGATGTTGATCATCCCGGCTTAACCAATCAGTTCTTGGTTAACTCAA GTTCCGAACTAGCATTAATGTACAATGACGAATCTGTTTTGGAAAATCATCATTTAGCTGTTGCCTTTAAATTATTACAAAATCAAGGATGTGATATATTCTGTAATATGCAAAA GAAACAACGCCAAACATTGAGGAAAATGGTTATTGATATTGTGCTGTCCACGGACATGTCCAAGCACATGAGTCTGCTGGCCGACCTGAAGACAATGGTGGAAACCAAGAAGGTGGCCGGCTCCGGAGTACTGCTGCTGGACAACTACACCGATCGCATACAG gtgcttgagaatctGGTGCACTGCGCCGATCTGAGCAATCCCACCAAGCCGCTGCCGCTTTACAAGCGCTGGGTAGCCCTGCTCATGGAGGAGTTCTTCCTGCAGGGCGACAAGGAGCGCGAGTCGGGCATGGACATCAGTCCCATGTGCGATCGCCACAATGCCACCATCGAGAAGTCGCAGGTGGGCTTCATCGACTACATCGTCCACCCACTATGGGAGACCTGGGCGGACCTGGTGCACCCGGATGCCCAGGATATACTCGACACGCTTGAAGAGAACAGAGACTACTACCAGAGCATGATACCGCCTTCGCCGCCGCCATCGGGCGTCGATGAGAATCCGCAGGAGGACAGGATACGCTTTCAA GTAACCCTTGAGGAATCCGACCAGGAGAACCTCGCCGAGCTGGAGGAGGGCGACGAGAGTGGTGGCGAGAGCACCACCACGGGCACCACCGGAACCACCGCCGCCTCCGCGCTAAGCGGGGCTGGGGGCGGTGGCGGCGCAGGCGGGGGAGTGGCACCAAGAACGGGTGGCTGCCAAAACCAACCGCAACACGGTGGAATGTGA
- the LOC6616227 gene encoding cAMP-specific 3',5'-cyclic phosphodiesterase isoform X11, with amino-acid sequence MLNKNSASSQSLPRVHSFFNMIPSIMQDDLALTILNDRDNMFSIKSQRSHGEDLIVTPFAQILASLRSVRNNLLSLTNVPASNKRPNQSSSASRSGNPPGAPLSQGEEAYTRLATDTIEELDWCLDQLETIQTHRSVSDMASLKFKRMLNKELSHFSESSRSGNQISEYICSTFLDKQQEFDLPSLRVEDNPELVAANAAAGQQSAGQYARSRSPRGPPMSQISGVKRPLSHTNSFTGERLPTFGVETPRENELGTLLGELDTWGIQIFSIGEFSVNRPLTCVAYTIFQSRELLTSLMIPPKTFLNFMSTLEDHYVKDNPFHNSLHAADVTQSTNVLLNTPALEGVFTPLEVGGALFAACIHDVDHPGLTNQFLVNSSSELALMYNDESVLENHHLAVAFKLLQNQGCDIFCNMQKKQRQTLRKMVIDIVLSTDMSKHMSLLADLKTMVETKKVAGSGVLLLDNYTDRIQVLENLVHCADLSNPTKPLPLYKRWVALLMEEFFLQGDKERESGMDISPMCDRHNATIEKSQVGFIDYIVHPLWETWADLVHPDAQDILDTLEENRDYYQSMIPPSPPPSGVDENPQEDRIRFQVTLEESDQENLAELEEGDESGGESTTTGTTGTTAASALSGAGGGGGAGGGVAPRTGGCQNQPQHGGM; translated from the exons ATGCTGAACAAAAACTCAGCATCGTCGCAGTCTCTGCCGCGAGTGCACAGTTTCTTCAATATGATACCCTCGATAATGCAGGACGACTTGGCTTTGACCATTCTGAACGATCGGGACAACATGTTCTCCATCAAGTCACAGCGCAG CCACGGCGAGGATCTCATTGTGACGCCTTTCGCCCAAATTTTAGCCAGCTTACGTTCAGTgcgcaacaatttattaagTCTGACAAATGTTCCAGCATCTAACAA GCGGCCCAACCAATCCTCGTCGGCCTCGCGATCGGGAAACCCCCCAGGAGCCCCACTGTCCCAGGGCGAGGAGGCCTACACCCGCCTGGCCACCGACACAATCGAGGAGCTGGACTGGTGCCTCGACCAGTTGGAGACCATCCAGACCCATCGCAGCGTCTCCGACATGGCGTCGCTTAAG TTCAAACGCATGCTCAACAAGGAGCTGTCGCACTTCAGCGAGTCCAGCAGATCGGGAAACCAGATTTCCGAATATATATGTTCCACATTTTTGG ACAAGCAGCAGGAGTTCGACCTGCCATCGCTGCGCGTGGAGGATAACCCCGAGCTGGTGGCCGCCAACGCGGCCGCTGGCCAGCAGTCCGCTGGACAGTACGCGCGCTCCCGCTCGCCGCGCGGTCCGCCCATGTCGCAGATCAGCGGCGTGAAGAGGCCGCTCTCGCACACCAACAGCTTCACCGGCGAACGGCTGCCCACCTTCGGCGTGGAGACACCCAGGGAGAACGAGCTGGGCACCCTGCTCGGCGAACTGGACACCTGGGGTATTCAGATATTCAGCATCGGCGAGTTCAGCGTCAATCGACCGCTCACCTGTGTGGCATACACCATATTTCAG AGTAGAGAATTACTGACCAGTCTTATGATACCACCGAAAACTTTTCTTAACTTTATGTCTACTCTGGAGGACCACTACGTCAAAGACAATCCGTTTCACAATTCGCTGCATGCCGCCGACGTGACCCAAAGCACCAACGTGCTACTCAATACACCGGCGCTGGAGGGCGTGTTCACACCGCTCGAAGTGGGCGGGGCGCTGTTCGCCGCTTGCATCCACGATGTTGATCATCCCGGCTTAACCAATCAGTTCTTGGTTAACTCAA GTTCCGAACTAGCATTAATGTACAATGACGAATCTGTTTTGGAAAATCATCATTTAGCTGTTGCCTTTAAATTATTACAAAATCAAGGATGTGATATATTCTGTAATATGCAAAA GAAACAACGCCAAACATTGAGGAAAATGGTTATTGATATTGTGCTGTCCACGGACATGTCCAAGCACATGAGTCTGCTGGCCGACCTGAAGACAATGGTGGAAACCAAGAAGGTGGCCGGCTCCGGAGTACTGCTGCTGGACAACTACACCGATCGCATACAG gtgcttgagaatctGGTGCACTGCGCCGATCTGAGCAATCCCACCAAGCCGCTGCCGCTTTACAAGCGCTGGGTAGCCCTGCTCATGGAGGAGTTCTTCCTGCAGGGCGACAAGGAGCGCGAGTCGGGCATGGACATCAGTCCCATGTGCGATCGCCACAATGCCACCATCGAGAAGTCGCAGGTGGGCTTCATCGACTACATCGTCCACCCACTATGGGAGACCTGGGCGGACCTGGTGCACCCGGATGCCCAGGATATACTCGACACGCTTGAAGAGAACAGAGACTACTACCAGAGCATGATACCGCCTTCGCCGCCGCCATCGGGCGTCGATGAGAATCCGCAGGAGGACAGGATACGCTTTCAA GTAACCCTTGAGGAATCCGACCAGGAGAACCTCGCCGAGCTGGAGGAGGGCGACGAGAGTGGTGGCGAGAGCACCACCACGGGCACCACCGGAACCACCGCCGCCTCCGCGCTAAGCGGGGCTGGGGGCGGTGGCGGCGCAGGCGGGGGAGTGGCACCAAGAACGGGTGGCTGCCAAAACCAACCGCAACACGGTGGAATGTGA